A region from the Variovorax paradoxus genome encodes:
- the arsH gene encoding arsenical resistance protein ArsH, whose protein sequence is MARWSSTRRAAVSTALPELPNIDAGLFDRPSPERLFPSAAPAHHAPRFLLLYGSLRERSYSRLLTEEAARLLQAMGGETRIFDPAGLPLPDSAPDDHPKVRQLRELAQWAEGMVWCSPERHGAMTGLMKAQIDWIPLSVGAVRPTQGKTLAVMQVSGGSQSFNAVNQLRVLGRWMRMLTIPNQSSVAKAFLEFDEAGRMKPSACYERVVDVMEELMKFTLLTREAAAYLVDRYSERRESAEQLSKRVNQRAI, encoded by the coding sequence ATGGCGAGATGGTCATCGACGCGGAGGGCCGCCGTGTCGACCGCGCTGCCTGAGCTTCCGAACATCGACGCCGGGCTGTTCGACCGGCCCTCGCCCGAGCGCCTTTTTCCCAGCGCCGCGCCGGCGCACCATGCGCCGCGCTTCCTGCTGCTGTACGGCTCGCTGCGCGAGCGCTCCTACAGCCGCCTGCTGACCGAAGAGGCCGCGCGGCTGCTGCAGGCCATGGGCGGCGAAACGCGCATCTTCGATCCGGCCGGACTGCCGCTGCCCGACAGCGCGCCCGACGATCATCCGAAGGTGCGGCAGCTGCGCGAACTGGCGCAGTGGGCCGAAGGCATGGTGTGGTGCTCGCCCGAACGCCACGGCGCCATGACCGGCCTCATGAAGGCGCAGATCGACTGGATTCCGCTGAGCGTGGGCGCCGTGCGGCCCACGCAGGGCAAGACGCTGGCCGTCATGCAGGTGTCGGGCGGCTCGCAGTCGTTCAACGCGGTGAACCAGCTGCGCGTGCTCGGGCGCTGGATGCGCATGCTGACCATCCCCAACCAGTCGTCCGTCGCCAAGGCCTTCCTGGAGTTCGACGAAGCCGGGCGGATGAAGCCCTCCGCCTGCTACGAGCGCGTGGTCGACGTGATGGAGGAACTGATGAAGTTCACCCTGCTCACGCGCGAAGCGGCCGCCTACCTGGTCGACCGCTACAGCGAGCGCAGGGAAAGCGCCGAGCAGCTCTCGAAGCGGGTGAACCAGCGCGCGATCTAG
- a CDS encoding exodeoxyribonuclease III produces MKIATFNVNGVNGRLPLLLEWLAESRPDVACLQELKSPDQNFPAAAIREAGYGVVYHGQRAWNGVAILARGREPIETGRGLDGNSDDSQSRYLEAVVGGVIVGCLYLPNGNPQPGPKFDYKLEWFERLNAHARLLFGCGMPAVLAGDFNVVPTDADIYNPASWRDDALLQPESRAAFARLLKQGWTDAIRARHPDEAIYTYWDYWRNRWPRNAGLRIDHLLLNRELAPLLADANVDREVRGRPGASDHAPVWVELDMPAG; encoded by the coding sequence ATGAAGATCGCGACCTTCAACGTCAACGGCGTCAACGGCCGGCTTCCGCTCCTGCTGGAGTGGCTGGCCGAGTCCCGTCCGGACGTGGCCTGCCTGCAGGAGCTGAAATCGCCGGACCAGAATTTTCCCGCCGCGGCAATCCGCGAGGCGGGCTACGGCGTGGTGTACCACGGCCAGCGCGCATGGAACGGCGTGGCCATTCTGGCGCGCGGAAGGGAGCCGATCGAAACCGGCCGCGGGCTAGACGGAAACTCCGACGACAGCCAGAGCCGCTATCTCGAAGCGGTGGTGGGCGGCGTGATCGTCGGCTGCCTGTACCTGCCCAACGGCAATCCGCAGCCCGGCCCCAAGTTCGACTACAAGCTCGAATGGTTCGAGCGGCTGAATGCCCATGCGCGCCTTCTCTTCGGCTGCGGCATGCCGGCGGTGCTGGCCGGCGACTTCAACGTGGTGCCCACCGATGCGGACATCTACAACCCGGCTTCATGGCGCGACGACGCCTTGCTGCAGCCGGAAAGCCGCGCGGCCTTCGCCCGCCTGCTGAAGCAGGGATGGACCGACGCGATCCGTGCGCGCCATCCCGACGAGGCGATCTACACCTATTGGGACTACTGGCGCAACCGCTGGCCGCGCAATGCCGGCCTGCGCATCGACCACCTGCTGCTCAACCGCGAACTCGCGCCCCTCTTGGCCGATGCGAACGTGGACCGCGAGGTGCGCGGGCGGCCCGGGGCGAGCGACCACGCGCCGGTCTGGGTCGAGCTCGACATGCCGGCAGGCTGA
- a CDS encoding NUDIX hydrolase, with translation MSAKPSTTIPPGPAPSMPRPIRVAASLILLRDGAHGMEVLLLRRAEKADDQNSGASVFPGGVVDTHDRRLHLMCKGLDDAAASARLGVADGGLDYYAAAVRECFEEAGVLFASDAEDRLVELDRLPPSRLEAMRHAAEQGTDALLAMCEAQGWRLAMDRLAYFSHWLTPPGMPRRFDTRFFIAQMPAGQDVKPDGRETVEHMWLKPAEAADPRRGLKLMNVTRRTLEQLARFGSAAACMAHARSQTRIVLNMPRLADGPSGRRAVNIEEAAYEEIGRIDPDGQGHAHYALEPGLATRLSARVVRVAGAPDSHHSYFVGGEGGQWALIDPAPHGVARSEAPGQVKWLLWTAARPQPSAESLDALRSAWPDATVLSPEPGDTLRLAGATLHVRQAGSADQGAPARQFLLAEERTLFTGCGAAAPAVHATGEAAWIAPASGFIFRTPR, from the coding sequence ATGAGCGCCAAGCCTTCGACCACGATCCCGCCGGGTCCGGCGCCGTCCATGCCGCGCCCCATCCGGGTTGCAGCCTCCCTGATCCTCTTGCGCGACGGCGCCCACGGCATGGAAGTGCTGCTGCTGCGCCGCGCCGAGAAGGCCGATGACCAGAACAGCGGTGCCAGCGTGTTTCCGGGTGGCGTGGTCGATACGCACGACCGCCGCCTGCACCTGATGTGCAAGGGCCTGGACGATGCCGCGGCCAGCGCGCGCCTGGGCGTGGCCGATGGCGGCCTCGACTACTACGCCGCCGCGGTGCGCGAATGCTTCGAGGAAGCGGGCGTCCTGTTCGCAAGCGATGCCGAAGACCGCCTGGTCGAACTCGACCGGCTGCCGCCGAGCCGGCTCGAAGCCATGCGCCACGCCGCCGAGCAAGGCACCGATGCGCTGCTGGCCATGTGCGAGGCGCAAGGCTGGCGCCTCGCGATGGACCGGCTGGCCTATTTCAGCCACTGGCTCACGCCGCCCGGCATGCCGCGCCGCTTCGATACCCGCTTTTTCATTGCACAGATGCCGGCGGGCCAGGACGTGAAACCCGACGGCCGCGAGACGGTGGAGCACATGTGGCTGAAGCCCGCGGAAGCAGCGGATCCGCGCCGCGGCCTCAAGCTGATGAACGTGACGCGGCGCACGCTCGAACAGCTGGCACGCTTCGGCAGCGCCGCCGCCTGCATGGCCCATGCGCGAAGCCAGACACGGATCGTGCTGAACATGCCGCGCCTGGCCGACGGGCCTTCGGGCCGCCGCGCAGTGAACATCGAAGAAGCCGCCTACGAGGAAATCGGCCGCATCGACCCCGACGGCCAGGGCCATGCGCACTACGCGCTCGAGCCCGGCCTCGCCACGCGGCTGTCGGCACGCGTCGTGCGCGTGGCTGGCGCGCCGGATTCGCATCACAGCTATTTCGTCGGCGGCGAAGGCGGCCAGTGGGCATTGATCGACCCCGCGCCGCATGGCGTTGCGCGAAGCGAGGCGCCGGGCCAGGTGAAGTGGCTGCTCTGGACCGCGGCGCGCCCGCAGCCATCGGCCGAGTCGCTCGATGCGCTTCGATCCGCATGGCCCGATGCCACCGTGCTGTCGCCGGAGCCCGGAGACACCCTGCGCCTTGCGGGTGCGACGCTGCACGTCCGGCAGGCCGGGTCCGCCGATCAGGGCGCGCCCGCGCGCCAGTTCCTGCTGGCCGAGGAGCGCACGCTGTTCACCGGCTGCGGCGCCGCGGCGCCCGCGGTGCACGCCACCGGCGAGGCCGCGTGGATCGCGCCGGCCAGCGGCTTCATCTTCCGCACGCCGCGCTAG
- a CDS encoding EAL domain-containing protein — translation MTIGTTADACFPGFDDGFVMAFQPIVDFERREVFAHEALVRGTSGEGAFEVLSRVNPRHRFAFHEACRVKAIETASALGMETRLSLNILPNDVAGRQDECFHTAMVAAQRCNFPVNHLMFEITEGERVADLPALAAVFRAYKDYGFTSAIDDFGAAYAGFELLAGFQPDVVKIDMGLVRNIHNDPVRLSIVKGFVGTCDELGIRVVAEGVEASQEVHALRALGVDLFQGYLFARPGIAMLPAVAWDAA, via the coding sequence GTGACCATCGGAACAACGGCAGATGCCTGCTTTCCCGGCTTCGATGACGGGTTCGTCATGGCCTTCCAGCCGATCGTGGATTTCGAGCGGCGCGAAGTCTTCGCGCACGAAGCCTTGGTGCGCGGCACGTCGGGAGAGGGCGCCTTCGAGGTTCTTTCGCGCGTGAATCCGCGGCACCGTTTTGCATTTCACGAGGCGTGCCGGGTGAAAGCCATCGAGACCGCCTCCGCACTGGGCATGGAGACGCGGCTGAGCCTCAACATTCTGCCCAACGACGTGGCCGGGCGGCAGGACGAGTGCTTTCATACCGCCATGGTGGCCGCGCAGCGCTGCAATTTTCCGGTGAACCACCTGATGTTCGAGATCACCGAAGGCGAACGCGTGGCCGACCTGCCCGCGCTGGCGGCGGTGTTCCGCGCTTACAAGGACTACGGCTTCACCTCCGCCATCGACGACTTCGGCGCCGCCTATGCGGGCTTCGAGCTGCTGGCCGGCTTCCAGCCCGACGTGGTGAAGATCGACATGGGCCTGGTGCGCAACATCCACAACGACCCGGTCCGGCTCAGCATCGTGAAAGGCTTCGTGGGCACCTGCGACGAGCTCGGCATCCGGGTGGTGGCCGAAGGCGTCGAGGCTTCGCAAGAGGTTCACGCGCTCCGGGCGCTGGGCGTGGACCTGTTCCAGGGCTACCTGTTCGCGAGGCCCGGCATCGCGATGCTGCCAGCCGTGGCGTGGGACGCTGCCTGA
- the arsC gene encoding arsenate reductase (glutaredoxin) (This arsenate reductase requires both glutathione and glutaredoxin to convert arsenate to arsenite, after which the efflux transporter formed by ArsA and ArsB can extrude the arsenite from the cell, providing resistance.), giving the protein MQSTSSSITIFHNPACGTSRNTLALIRNSGEEPRVIEYLKTPPDKETLRELLAAMAMSPRALLRRKGTPYDELGLDDPKWSDEQLLDFMVAHPILINRPIVATPIGTRLCRPSEEVLDILPSPQKGPFTKEDGEMVIDAEGRRVDRAA; this is encoded by the coding sequence ATGCAATCGACAAGCTCCTCCATCACCATCTTTCACAACCCCGCGTGCGGCACCTCGCGCAACACACTCGCGCTGATCCGCAACAGCGGCGAAGAGCCCCGGGTCATCGAATACCTCAAGACCCCGCCCGACAAGGAAACGCTGCGCGAGCTGCTCGCCGCCATGGCCATGTCGCCGCGCGCGCTGCTGCGCCGCAAGGGCACGCCCTACGACGAACTCGGGCTCGACGACCCGAAGTGGTCCGACGAGCAGCTGCTCGACTTCATGGTCGCGCATCCGATCCTCATCAACCGACCCATCGTCGCCACGCCGATCGGCACGCGGCTGTGCCGCCCTTCGGAAGAGGTGCTCGACATCCTGCCCTCGCCGCAAAAAGGGCCGTTCACCAAGGAAGATGGCGAGATGGTCATCGACGCGGAGGGCCGCCGTGTCGACCGCGCTGCCTGA
- a CDS encoding ArsR/SmtB family transcription factor codes for MEEQDIVRSLAALAQPVRLQVFRALVVAGPAGLTPGALVEALGVQATSLSFHLKELTHSGLVTQERSGRNLIYRAAFEQMNALIGYLTENCCQGEACLAGAPQACPC; via the coding sequence ATGGAAGAACAAGACATCGTCAGATCCCTCGCCGCGCTGGCCCAGCCGGTGCGCCTTCAGGTGTTCCGCGCGCTGGTGGTTGCGGGCCCGGCAGGGCTCACGCCCGGCGCGCTGGTCGAGGCGCTCGGCGTGCAGGCCACCAGCCTCTCGTTTCACCTGAAGGAGCTGACCCATTCGGGGCTGGTGACGCAGGAGCGCAGCGGCCGCAACCTGATCTACCGCGCGGCGTTCGAGCAGATGAACGCGCTCATCGGCTACCTCACCGAGAACTGCTGCCAGGGCGAGGCTTGCCTGGCCGGTGCGCCGCAGGCTTGTCCGTGCTGA
- the arsB gene encoding ACR3 family arsenite efflux transporter, which translates to MSSSSSSSSTAAAAASSARPPAIGFFERYLTVWVALCIVVGIALGQWLPGVFRGIAALEVAKVNVPVGVLIWVMIIPMLLKIDFAALGQVRAHWRGIGVTLFINWAVKPFSMALLGWIFIRHVFAPLLPPAQLDSYIAGLILLAAAPCTAMVFVWSQLCRGDPYFTLSQVALNDAIMVVAFAPVVALLLGLSSITVPWDTLLTSVGLYIVVPVIIAQLLRRHLLKQGTAHFQAVAARLGPWSISALLLTLVLLFAFQGEAIIRQPLVIALLAVPILIQVFLNSGLAYVLNRRLGVAHCVAGPSALIGASNFFELAVATAISLFGFQSGAALATVVGVLIEVPVMLLVVAVVNRSQGWYERGARTA; encoded by the coding sequence GTGAGCTCCAGCTCCAGCTCCAGCTCCACCGCCGCCGCCGCGGCATCGTCCGCGCGGCCGCCCGCCATCGGCTTCTTCGAGCGCTACCTCACGGTCTGGGTCGCGCTGTGCATCGTGGTGGGCATTGCGCTGGGCCAGTGGCTGCCGGGCGTGTTCCGCGGCATTGCCGCGCTGGAGGTGGCCAAGGTCAACGTGCCGGTCGGCGTGCTGATCTGGGTGATGATCATCCCGATGCTGCTGAAGATCGATTTCGCGGCGCTCGGGCAGGTGAGGGCGCATTGGCGCGGCATCGGCGTGACGCTCTTCATCAACTGGGCCGTGAAGCCGTTTTCGATGGCGCTGCTGGGCTGGATCTTCATCCGCCATGTGTTCGCGCCGCTGCTTCCGCCGGCGCAGCTCGACAGCTACATCGCGGGTCTGATCCTGCTGGCGGCGGCACCGTGCACGGCGATGGTGTTCGTGTGGAGCCAGCTGTGCAGGGGCGACCCGTACTTCACGCTGTCGCAGGTGGCGCTCAACGACGCGATCATGGTGGTGGCCTTCGCGCCCGTGGTCGCGCTGCTGCTCGGGCTCTCTTCGATCACGGTGCCGTGGGACACGCTCTTGACCTCGGTGGGCCTGTACATCGTGGTGCCCGTGATCATTGCGCAGCTGCTGCGCAGGCATCTGCTCAAGCAGGGCACGGCGCACTTCCAGGCGGTTGCGGCGCGGCTCGGGCCATGGTCGATCTCGGCGCTGCTGCTCACGCTGGTGCTGCTGTTCGCCTTCCAGGGCGAAGCCATCATCCGGCAGCCGCTGGTGATCGCGCTGCTCGCGGTGCCGATCCTCATCCAGGTGTTCCTGAACTCGGGGCTGGCCTATGTGCTCAACCGCAGGCTGGGCGTGGCGCACTGCGTGGCCGGCCCGTCGGCGCTGATCGGCGCGAGCAATTTCTTCGAGCTCGCGGTGGCCACGGCCATCAGCCTGTTCGGCTTCCAGTCGGGCGCCGCGCTGGCCACGGTGGTGGGCGTGCTGATCGAAGTGCCGGTGATGCTGCTGGTGGTGGCGGTGGTCAACCGGTCGCAGGGTTGGTACGAAAGAGGCGCGCGGACCGCTTGA